From the Billgrantia sulfidoxydans genome, one window contains:
- a CDS encoding type I glyceraldehyde-3-phosphate dehydrogenase: protein MAQRIAINGYGRIGQCVLRALVERQRGRSAARLPEPPLDIVAINELSDLDTIAYLTRYDTTHGRFPGRVSTASGRLVVDEHPIAVLNEPDPSRLPWGELGIDLVLECSGSFKDRATAERHLAAGAGRLLFSQPAESDVDATIVCGINDDELSAGQRIVSAASCTTNCLVPVLTVIDEALGIEHGVTTTVHSAMNDQPVIDAYHQTDLRLTRSAMHSIVPVDTSLARGINRLMPHLAGRFECLHMRVPTINVSAMDMSICVRRDTSAAEVNALLRNASAGPLSGLLGYSEEPTASVDFNHDPRSGIVDATQTRVAGNRLIKLLCWFDNEWGFANRMLDVAQRMAALPAVPR, encoded by the coding sequence ATGGCCCAGCGCATCGCCATCAATGGATACGGCCGAATCGGCCAGTGCGTGCTGCGCGCGCTGGTCGAGCGCCAGCGCGGCCGGAGCGCGGCGCGCCTGCCGGAGCCCCCCCTCGACATCGTGGCGATCAACGAACTCTCCGACCTGGACACCATCGCCTACCTGACTCGCTACGACACCACACACGGCCGCTTCCCTGGTCGGGTGAGCACCGCCTCCGGGCGTCTGGTCGTCGACGAACATCCCATCGCGGTGCTCAACGAGCCCGATCCGTCCCGCCTGCCCTGGGGCGAACTCGGCATCGACCTGGTGCTGGAGTGCTCGGGCAGCTTCAAGGATCGCGCCACCGCCGAGCGCCACCTCGCCGCCGGCGCCGGCCGCCTGTTGTTCTCCCAGCCCGCCGAGAGCGATGTCGACGCCACCATCGTCTGCGGTATCAACGACGATGAGCTCAGCGCCGGGCAGCGCATCGTCTCGGCGGCATCGTGCACCACCAACTGCCTGGTGCCGGTACTCACCGTGATCGACGAGGCGCTGGGCATCGAGCATGGCGTGACCACCACGGTGCACTCGGCGATGAACGACCAGCCGGTGATCGACGCCTACCACCAGACCGACCTGCGCCTGACGCGCTCGGCGATGCACTCCATCGTGCCCGTCGACACCAGCCTGGCGCGCGGCATCAACCGCCTGATGCCGCACCTGGCCGGACGCTTCGAGTGCCTGCACATGCGCGTGCCGACGATCAACGTCTCGGCCATGGACATGTCGATCTGCGTGCGCCGCGACACCTCGGCCGCCGAAGTCAATGCCCTGCTGCGGAACGCCAGCGCCGGCCCGCTGTCCGGGCTGCTCGGCTACAGCGAAGAGCCCACGGCCTCGGTCGACTTCAACCACGATCCCCGCTCGGGTATCGTTGACGCCACTCAGACCCGGGTGGCGGGAAACCGCCTGATCAAGCTGCTGTGCTGGTTCGACAACGAGTGGGGCTTCGCCAACCGCATGCTCGACGTCGCCCAGCGGATGGCGGCGCTTCCCGCGGTGCCCCGTTGA
- the fba gene encoding class II fructose-bisphosphate aldolase (catalyzes the reversible aldol condensation of dihydroxyacetonephosphate and glyceraldehyde 3-phosphate in the Calvin cycle, glycolysis, and/or gluconeogenesis) has translation MALISMRQMLDHAAERGYGIPAFNVNNLEQMRAIMEAADATDSPVIVQASAGARKYAGAPFLRHLILAAVEEFPHIPVVMHQDHGTSPAVCQRSIQLGFSSVMMDGSLGEDGKTPMDYDYNVDVTRRTVEMAHACGVSVEGELGCLGSLETGMAGEEDGIGAEGVLSHDQLLTDPEEAAEFVKATQVDALAIAIGTSHGAYKFTKPPTGDTLSIQRIKEIHARIPDTHLVMHGSSSVPQEWLAVINEFGGEIPETYGVPVEEIVEGIKHGVRKVNIDTDLRLASTGAVRRFLANNPSEFDPRKYLKETVTAMRDVCIARYEAFGTAGNASRIKPISLEAMYERYARGELDPKVR, from the coding sequence ATGGCACTGATCAGCATGCGCCAGATGTTGGACCACGCCGCCGAGCGCGGCTACGGCATTCCGGCATTCAACGTCAACAATCTCGAGCAGATGCGCGCCATCATGGAAGCGGCCGACGCCACCGATTCCCCGGTGATCGTCCAGGCCTCTGCCGGTGCGCGCAAGTACGCTGGCGCGCCCTTCCTTCGCCATCTCATCCTGGCCGCCGTGGAGGAGTTCCCCCACATCCCGGTGGTGATGCACCAGGACCACGGCACCTCCCCGGCGGTGTGCCAGCGTTCGATCCAGCTCGGCTTCTCCTCGGTGATGATGGACGGCTCGCTGGGCGAGGACGGCAAGACCCCGATGGACTACGACTACAATGTCGACGTCACCCGCCGCACCGTCGAGATGGCGCACGCCTGCGGCGTCTCGGTGGAGGGCGAGCTGGGCTGCCTGGGCAGCCTGGAGACCGGCATGGCCGGCGAAGAGGACGGCATCGGCGCCGAAGGCGTGCTCTCCCACGACCAGCTGCTGACCGATCCGGAAGAGGCCGCCGAGTTCGTCAAGGCGACCCAGGTCGACGCCCTGGCCATCGCCATCGGCACCAGCCACGGCGCCTACAAGTTCACCAAGCCGCCCACCGGCGACACCCTGTCGATCCAGCGCATCAAGGAGATCCATGCGCGCATCCCCGACACCCACCTGGTGATGCACGGCTCCTCCTCGGTGCCCCAGGAGTGGCTCGCCGTCATCAACGAGTTCGGCGGAGAGATCCCCGAGACCTACGGCGTGCCGGTCGAGGAGATCGTCGAGGGCATCAAGCACGGCGTGCGCAAGGTCAACATCGACACCGACCTGCGCCTGGCCTCGACCGGCGCGGTGCGCCGCTTCCTGGCCAACAACCCCAGCGAGTTCGACCCGCGCAAGTACCTCAAGGAAACGGTGACCGCGATGCGCGACGTCTGCATCGCCCGCTACGAGGCCTTCGGCACCGCCGGCAACGCCAGCCGCATCAAGCCGATCAGCCTCGAAGCGATGTACGAGCGCTACGCCCGCGGCGAGCTCGACCCCAAGGTGAGATAA
- a CDS encoding LacI family DNA-binding transcriptional regulator — protein sequence MSDKTRQPDGAHRASGNVTLQDIAAHAGVSRSTVSLVLRESPLVAKRTRERVRRSIKALGYVYNRGAAALRATRTSTLGVVVYDIANPFFGAMVAGIDAALNREGYVSFLANSEDSPERQQRFLERMREHRVDGILLCPAEGTDPSLVATLEAWKLPCVQVLRHIGTPPYDYAGTDFRQGVNLAMDHLVALGHERIAFIGGHTEHSATRERWQGYREAVARHGLGYQRLLRSTVTRRDGFDAIQLLLGEAPPPTAVVCHNDLVAFGAMLGLQRRGLTPGVDCAVIGTDDVEEAALSAPALTSIATHPYAVGQEAARLALRRIQNPDGVREQVVLAPQLRVRESCGASLRLDRPLAPTP from the coding sequence ATGAGCGACAAGACACGCCAACCCGACGGAGCGCATCGTGCCTCCGGCAACGTGACGCTGCAGGACATCGCCGCACATGCCGGCGTCTCACGCTCCACGGTTTCGCTGGTGCTGCGCGAGAGTCCGCTGGTGGCCAAGCGTACCCGCGAACGGGTTCGCCGTTCGATCAAGGCGCTGGGCTATGTCTACAACCGCGGCGCGGCGGCGCTGCGGGCCACCCGCACCTCGACCCTAGGCGTGGTGGTCTACGACATCGCCAACCCCTTCTTCGGCGCCATGGTGGCGGGTATCGATGCCGCCCTCAACCGAGAAGGCTATGTCTCCTTCCTCGCCAACAGCGAGGACTCCCCCGAGCGCCAGCAGCGCTTCCTCGAGCGTATGCGCGAGCATCGCGTCGACGGCATTCTGCTGTGCCCGGCGGAGGGCACCGATCCCTCCCTGGTCGCAACGCTGGAAGCGTGGAAGCTGCCCTGCGTGCAGGTGCTGCGCCATATCGGTACGCCGCCCTATGACTATGCCGGCACCGACTTCCGCCAGGGGGTCAACCTGGCCATGGATCATCTGGTGGCACTCGGTCATGAGCGCATCGCCTTCATCGGCGGGCACACGGAGCACTCGGCGACACGTGAACGCTGGCAGGGCTACCGCGAGGCCGTCGCTCGTCATGGCCTGGGCTATCAGCGCCTGCTGCGCTCGACGGTCACCCGTCGCGACGGTTTCGACGCCATCCAGTTGCTGCTAGGCGAAGCGCCGCCGCCCACGGCCGTGGTGTGCCACAACGACCTGGTCGCCTTCGGCGCCATGCTCGGCCTGCAGCGCCGCGGGCTCACCCCCGGCGTCGATTGCGCCGTCATTGGCACCGATGACGTCGAAGAAGCCGCCTTGAGCGCTCCGGCGTTGACCAGTATTGCCACCCATCCCTACGCCGTCGGCCAGGAAGCGGCCCGCCTGGCCCTGCGGCGTATCCAGAACCCCGACGGGGTGCGCGAGCAGGTCGTGCTCGCCC
- a CDS encoding 2-hydroxyacid dehydrogenase, with product MTKRIVAYSRLKPTHLDQLRQHFHVDYFETLKDTDDPDFRQALGKAHGIVGSSLAITSELLDAAPQLEAIASISVGYDNYPVDELTRRGILLCNTPDVLTETTADTGFLLIMATARRAIELAEFVKRGDWCESIGEAHFGSDVHGKTLGLIGFGRIGAAVARRGALGFGMRVLYSNASPKPELERELGATRCELDELLAQSDFVCVTVPLSAETTHLIGAREFGLMKRSAIFVNIARGKVVDEAALIGALESGEIRAAGLDVFEQEPLSPESPLPYMTNVVALPHIGSATHETRDAMAQRAVDNITLALTGQRPISLVNEAAWQARG from the coding sequence ATGACAAAACGCATCGTCGCCTACAGCCGCCTCAAGCCGACGCACCTCGATCAGCTCAGGCAGCATTTCCATGTCGACTATTTCGAAACCCTGAAGGACACCGACGATCCGGACTTTCGCCAGGCGCTGGGCAAGGCCCATGGCATCGTCGGCTCGAGCCTCGCCATTACCTCCGAGCTGCTCGATGCAGCCCCGCAGTTGGAGGCCATCGCCAGCATCTCGGTGGGCTACGACAACTACCCCGTCGATGAGCTGACCCGGCGCGGCATCCTGCTGTGCAACACCCCCGACGTGCTCACCGAGACCACCGCCGATACCGGCTTCCTGCTGATCATGGCAACGGCCAGGCGCGCCATCGAGCTGGCCGAGTTCGTCAAGCGCGGCGATTGGTGCGAGAGCATCGGCGAGGCCCACTTCGGCAGCGACGTGCACGGCAAGACATTGGGCCTGATCGGCTTCGGGCGCATCGGCGCCGCCGTGGCCCGGCGCGGTGCGCTGGGCTTCGGCATGCGGGTGCTCTACTCCAATGCCTCGCCCAAGCCCGAGCTGGAGCGCGAGCTCGGCGCCACGCGCTGCGAGCTGGACGAGCTGCTGGCGCAGAGCGACTTCGTCTGCGTCACCGTGCCGCTCTCGGCCGAGACGACCCACCTGATCGGCGCTCGCGAGTTCGGCCTGATGAAGCGCTCGGCGATCTTCGTCAACATCGCCCGCGGCAAGGTGGTCGACGAGGCGGCGTTGATCGGCGCGCTGGAGAGCGGCGAGATCCGTGCCGCCGGGCTCGACGTGTTCGAGCAGGAGCCTCTGTCGCCGGAATCGCCGCTGCCGTACATGACCAATGTGGTGGCCCTGCCGCATATCGGTTCGGCGACCCACGAGACCCGCGATGCCATGGCCCAACGCGCGGTGGACAATATCACCCTCGCCCTGACGGGCCAGCGACCGATCAGCCTGGTCAACGAGGCGGCCTGGCAGGCGCGGGGCTGA
- a CDS encoding LacI family DNA-binding transcriptional regulator — MPDRSTRHATILEVAREAGASKTSVSRYFGGERERLSPALRQRIGEAARRLGYRPNQIARGLKGGRSRLLGMLVADIRNPYSIAVMHGVEQACREHGYSLLVANTDNDPVQERTHLSLLASYRVEGLVINAAGHPTHELQAMAEQGLPLVLLDRWLEAFGADGVGLDNALAIDMAVDHLHERGYRHLLFLSQPVGLASPRQQRWQRFEQRLSEEPILHGERHDPALDGSAVDAIISAFLARAGRPAAVLCANGNVTLAATRALQALGIRLGEVGLLGIDELDWCSLVPPGITTLAQPTETIGRAAVQQLLVRLDGSEPAAPPRHALFPPTLIERGSTRLPGPDHDKETP; from the coding sequence ATGCCTGACCGATCCACCCGGCACGCCACCATTCTCGAAGTGGCGCGTGAGGCCGGCGCCTCCAAGACCAGCGTGTCGCGCTACTTCGGCGGCGAGCGCGAGCGGCTCTCGCCGGCGCTGCGCCAGCGCATCGGCGAGGCCGCGCGCCGGCTCGGCTACCGCCCCAACCAGATCGCCCGCGGCCTCAAGGGCGGCCGCTCGCGGCTGCTCGGCATGCTGGTGGCCGATATCCGCAACCCCTATTCGATTGCGGTGATGCACGGCGTCGAGCAGGCCTGCCGCGAGCACGGCTATTCGCTGCTGGTGGCCAATACCGACAACGACCCGGTGCAGGAGCGCACTCACCTGTCGCTGCTCGCCTCCTACCGGGTCGAGGGGCTGGTGATCAACGCCGCCGGCCATCCCACCCATGAGCTTCAGGCCATGGCCGAACAGGGCCTGCCGCTGGTCCTGCTCGACCGCTGGCTGGAAGCGTTCGGGGCGGACGGGGTCGGGCTCGACAACGCCCTGGCCATCGACATGGCGGTCGACCACCTGCACGAGCGGGGCTATCGCCACCTGCTCTTTCTCAGCCAGCCGGTCGGCCTGGCCAGCCCGCGCCAGCAACGCTGGCAGCGTTTCGAGCAGCGCCTGTCCGAGGAGCCGATCCTCCACGGCGAACGCCATGACCCGGCGCTCGACGGCAGCGCAGTGGATGCGATCATCTCGGCGTTCCTCGCCCGCGCCGGCCGGCCCGCCGCGGTACTGTGCGCCAACGGCAACGTGACCCTGGCGGCAACCCGCGCCCTGCAGGCGCTGGGCATTCGCCTCGGCGAGGTCGGCCTGCTGGGTATCGACGAACTCGACTGGTGCAGCCTCGTGCCACCCGGCATCACTACCCTGGCCCAGCCCACCGAAACCATCGGCCGTGCCGCCGTTCAGCAGTTGCTGGTGCGGCTCGATGGCAGCGAGCCGGCAGCGCCGCCACGCCACGCGCTGTTTCCGCCGACGCTGATCGAGCGCGGCTCGACCCGCCTGCCCGGACCCGACCACGACAAGGAGACGCCATGA
- a CDS encoding Hsp20/alpha crystallin family protein, producing MFGDLRRFDSGSPWGGDWFREWLDEVFPEPGATNIRAVPRGTYPMINIGRTDDAVRVYVFAAGLAAGDLELSLQDNVLTVQGERKVAADESEGDARRPYFRRERAGGSFARSIALPEGLDADRAEARWRNGVFEITLPKREELKPRRIEIQSA from the coding sequence ATGTTCGGAGATCTCAGGCGTTTCGACAGCGGGTCTCCCTGGGGGGGGGACTGGTTCCGGGAGTGGCTGGACGAGGTATTTCCCGAGCCCGGGGCGACCAACATCCGCGCGGTACCGCGCGGCACCTATCCGATGATCAACATCGGTCGTACCGACGATGCGGTGCGGGTCTATGTCTTTGCCGCCGGCCTCGCGGCAGGCGATCTTGAACTCAGCCTCCAGGACAACGTCCTGACCGTGCAGGGGGAGCGCAAGGTCGCCGCCGACGAGTCGGAGGGCGACGCACGACGCCCCTATTTTCGCCGCGAGCGCGCGGGCGGCAGCTTCGCCCGGTCCATTGCCCTGCCCGAGGGGCTCGATGCCGACCGGGCGGAGGCGCGCTGGCGCAACGGCGTGTTCGAGATCACGCTGCCCAAGCGTGAGGAGCTCAAGCCGCGGCGCATCGAGATCCAGTCGGCGTGA
- a CDS encoding Hsp20/alpha crystallin family protein, whose product MNEITRQEATREPRVQGSEGAGGERDRALQPPVDIFEEGNALHLLADLPGVTPESLNIEVDNNILSLEGEIRLEMPEGMTAIYAEVRAQRFARRFTLSHEIDGDAIEARIENGVLHLRLPKKPSHQRRRIEVRAA is encoded by the coding sequence ATGAACGAGATCACTCGGCAAGAAGCGACCCGTGAGCCCCGCGTGCAGGGGAGCGAAGGCGCCGGGGGTGAGCGCGACCGGGCGCTGCAGCCTCCGGTCGATATCTTCGAGGAGGGCAACGCCCTGCACCTGCTGGCCGATCTTCCCGGCGTCACGCCGGAGTCGCTGAACATAGAGGTAGACAACAACATTCTGAGCCTGGAGGGCGAGATCCGCCTGGAGATGCCCGAGGGCATGACGGCCATCTACGCCGAGGTCCGGGCTCAGCGCTTCGCACGCCGCTTCACGCTCAGCCACGAGATCGATGGCGATGCCATCGAGGCGCGCATCGAGAATGGCGTGCTGCATCTGCGGCTACCGAAGAAGCCATCGCACCAGCGCCGCCGTATCGAGGTCAGGGCGGCCTGA
- a CDS encoding sugar kinase, whose amino-acid sequence MNDATLPPEILAFGEAMALFVAEHPGAMEDVECFRRGIAGADTNVAIGLARLGFRVGWLSRVGEDGFGRYIRTTLEAEGLDCRYLITDSNHATGLVFKERAEGGADPRVEYFRRGSAASHLAPEDAAQVDFAAARHLHATGIPPALSDSCRELTLDMLECARAQGASISFDPNLRPSLWPSEAEMRETLNALAAKADWVLPGLAEGRLLTGRDTPRDIADFYLERGARAVFLKLGPEGAYYRGMLGGREAEATVAGFPVERVVDTVGAGDGFAVGVISALLDGRSPQAAARRGNLIGAEAVQVQGDMEGLPSRAHLTELERHLPDLA is encoded by the coding sequence ATGAACGACGCGACACTGCCTCCGGAAATCCTCGCCTTCGGCGAAGCCATGGCGCTATTCGTGGCCGAGCATCCCGGCGCGATGGAGGACGTGGAGTGCTTTCGCCGCGGCATCGCCGGGGCCGACACCAATGTCGCCATCGGCCTGGCCCGGCTCGGCTTCCGGGTCGGTTGGCTCAGCCGCGTCGGCGAAGATGGCTTCGGCCGCTATATCCGCACCACGCTCGAGGCCGAGGGGCTCGACTGCCGCTACCTGATCACGGACAGCAACCATGCCACGGGCCTGGTCTTCAAGGAGCGCGCCGAGGGCGGCGCCGACCCCAGGGTCGAATACTTCCGCCGCGGCAGTGCGGCCAGCCACCTGGCGCCCGAAGATGCCGCCCAGGTGGACTTCGCCGCCGCGCGCCACCTGCACGCCACCGGCATCCCCCCGGCGCTCTCCGACAGCTGCCGCGAGCTGACCCTGGACATGCTCGAATGTGCCCGGGCGCAGGGCGCGAGCATTTCCTTCGACCCCAACCTGCGCCCCAGCCTGTGGCCCAGCGAGGCGGAGATGCGCGAGACGCTCAACGCGCTGGCGGCGAAGGCCGACTGGGTGTTGCCGGGCCTGGCCGAGGGCCGCCTGCTGACCGGGCGCGACACGCCACGTGACATTGCTGATTTCTATCTCGAGCGCGGCGCCAGGGCCGTGTTCCTCAAGCTCGGCCCCGAGGGCGCCTATTACCGCGGCATGCTGGGAGGCCGCGAAGCGGAAGCCACGGTCGCCGGCTTCCCGGTCGAGCGCGTGGTGGATACCGTGGGCGCCGGGGATGGCTTCGCCGTGGGCGTGATCAGCGCCCTGCTCGACGGCCGCTCGCCGCAGGCCGCCGCCCGACGCGGCAACCTGATCGGCGCCGAGGCCGTCCAGGTACAGGGCGACATGGAAGGCCTGCCCAGCCGCGCCCACCTGACCGAGCTCGAACGTCATCTGCCAGACTTGGCGTGA
- a CDS encoding phosphoglycerate kinase, translated as MNVLKMTDLDLRGQRVLIREDLNVPVKHGKVTSDARLRASLPTIQAAMEAGAKVMLMSHLGRPTEGEPAAEFSLAPVAERLGELLGRPVRLVEQYLDTAQDLADGEVVLLENVRFNQGEKKDDETLAQQYAALCDIYVMDAFGTAHRAQASTHGVARFAPQACAGPLLAAELDALEKALATPKRPMVAIVGGSKVSTKLEVLNALSDKCDQLIVGGGIANTFIAAAGHNVGKSLYEADLVEQAKALMAKVEIPLPTDVVVATEFSESAEAVVKPVDQVGDDEMILDIGPDTAGRLAGLLKDAGTILWNGPVGVFEIDQFGHGTEALSRAIAESNGFSIAGGGDTLAAIDKYDIAEQVSYISTGGGAFLEYVEGKVLPAVKALEDAAAR; from the coding sequence ATGAACGTGCTCAAGATGACCGACCTCGACCTGCGCGGCCAGCGCGTGCTGATCCGCGAGGACCTGAACGTACCCGTCAAGCACGGCAAGGTGACCAGCGACGCCCGCCTGCGGGCCAGCCTGCCGACCATTCAGGCCGCCATGGAGGCCGGCGCCAAGGTGATGCTGATGAGCCACCTGGGGCGCCCGACCGAAGGCGAACCGGCCGCGGAGTTCTCGCTGGCCCCGGTGGCCGAGCGCCTCGGCGAGCTGCTCGGCCGCCCGGTGCGGCTGGTCGAGCAGTACCTCGACACCGCCCAGGACCTGGCCGACGGCGAGGTGGTGCTGCTCGAGAACGTGCGCTTCAACCAGGGCGAGAAGAAGGACGACGAGACCCTCGCCCAGCAGTACGCCGCACTGTGCGACATCTACGTGATGGACGCCTTCGGCACCGCCCACCGCGCCCAGGCCTCGACCCACGGCGTGGCGCGCTTCGCCCCCCAGGCCTGCGCCGGCCCGCTGCTGGCCGCCGAGCTCGATGCCCTGGAGAAGGCCCTGGCCACGCCCAAGCGGCCGATGGTCGCCATCGTCGGCGGCTCCAAGGTCTCGACCAAGCTCGAGGTGCTCAACGCCCTGTCCGACAAGTGCGACCAGCTGATCGTCGGCGGCGGCATCGCCAACACCTTCATCGCCGCGGCCGGCCACAACGTCGGCAAGTCGCTGTATGAGGCCGACCTGGTGGAACAGGCCAAGGCGCTGATGGCCAAGGTCGAGATCCCGCTGCCCACCGACGTGGTGGTGGCCACCGAGTTCTCCGAGTCGGCCGAGGCCGTGGTCAAGCCGGTCGACCAGGTGGGCGACGACGAGATGATCCTCGACATCGGCCCCGACACCGCCGGGCGGCTCGCCGGCCTGCTCAAGGATGCCGGCACCATCCTGTGGAACGGCCCGGTGGGCGTGTTCGAGATCGACCAGTTCGGCCACGGCACCGAGGCGTTGTCGCGCGCCATCGCCGAGAGCAACGGCTTCTCCATCGCCGGCGGCGGCGACACCCTGGCCGCCATCGACAAGTACGACATCGCGGAGCAGGTCTCCTACATCTCCACCGGCGGCGGCGCCTTCCTCGAGTACGTGGAAGGCAAGGTGCTGCCCGCCGTGAAGGCGCTGGAGGACGCCGCCGCTCGCTGA